A single Streptomyces sp. 2114.4 DNA region contains:
- a CDS encoding SGNH/GDSL hydrolase family protein yields MKKSVGYSLLAGLAAVVVLISTAIFVGFGGDDGGLDGSSHKPRDPAAPAVSGQWVGTWSAAAAAAEPGTLNGYAGMSIRNVVHTSVGGAGVRIQLSNLYGTRPLVVSHATLALAAAPSNPTAASGTMRRLSFNGKPAVTIPAGGAVTSDPTRLNVPGDADLLVTSYSPSPSGPATYHPYARQTSYLARGDRAEDATGAAYTEQSPYWRYLTGVDVWSTQAHGSVVAIGDSITDGITSTAGANHRWTDFLAARLRTEPGAPRYGVLNQGISGNRLLVNGSRFSPNNGPSVLSRLQRDALSRTGVKAVIVEIGLNDLFKTPRQLDPQKIVAGMREIVRQAHARGLRVTGSTLTPFGGHRGYSNLLNSVREQVNHIIRSGTVYDEVVDFDKALRDPSAPVRLRPSYDSGDHLHPSDEGFRAMANAVNLAHLKLAAPAAL; encoded by the coding sequence ATGAAGAAAAGTGTGGGTTACTCCCTGCTCGCCGGTCTGGCGGCAGTGGTGGTGCTGATCTCGACCGCCATATTCGTCGGCTTCGGCGGCGATGACGGCGGACTGGACGGTTCCTCGCACAAGCCCCGCGACCCTGCCGCACCGGCGGTCTCCGGGCAGTGGGTCGGGACCTGGTCGGCGGCCGCGGCGGCGGCCGAGCCCGGCACGCTCAACGGCTACGCGGGGATGTCGATACGCAACGTCGTGCACACCAGCGTCGGCGGGGCGGGCGTGCGCATCCAGCTCTCCAACCTCTACGGCACCCGTCCGCTGGTGGTGAGCCATGCCACCCTGGCGCTGGCCGCGGCCCCCAGCAACCCCACGGCCGCGAGCGGCACCATGCGGCGGCTGTCCTTCAACGGCAAGCCCGCGGTGACCATCCCGGCGGGCGGCGCGGTCACCAGCGACCCGACCCGGCTGAACGTGCCCGGCGACGCCGACCTGCTGGTCACGTCGTACTCCCCGTCCCCCTCGGGGCCCGCCACCTACCACCCGTACGCCCGGCAGACCTCCTACCTGGCACGCGGCGACCGGGCCGAGGACGCCACCGGCGCGGCCTACACCGAGCAGAGCCCGTACTGGCGCTATCTGACCGGTGTGGACGTGTGGAGCACCCAGGCGCACGGGTCCGTCGTGGCGATCGGCGACTCGATCACCGACGGCATCACCTCCACCGCCGGTGCCAACCACCGCTGGACGGACTTCCTCGCGGCCAGGCTGCGCACCGAGCCCGGCGCGCCCCGCTACGGCGTCCTCAACCAGGGCATCAGCGGCAACCGCCTGCTGGTCAACGGCTCCAGGTTCTCCCCGAACAACGGGCCCAGCGTGCTGTCCCGCCTGCAACGCGACGCGCTGTCGCGGACCGGGGTGAAGGCGGTGATCGTCGAGATCGGGCTGAACGACCTGTTCAAGACCCCGCGTCAGCTCGACCCGCAGAAGATCGTGGCGGGGATGCGGGAGATCGTCCGGCAGGCGCACGCCCGCGGTCTGCGCGTCACCGGCAGCACCCTTACCCCGTTCGGGGGGCACCGCGGTTACTCCAACCTGCTGAATTCGGTGCGCGAACAGGTCAACCACATCATCCGCTCCGGCACCGTCTACGACGAGGTCGTGGACTTCGACAAGGCGCTGCGCGACCCGTCGGCGCCGGTGCGGCTGCGGCCCTCCTACGACTCCGGTGACCATCTCCACCCGAGCGACGAGGGCTTTAGGGCGATGGCGAACGCGGTGAACCTCGCCCACCTCAAGCTGGCCGCGCCCGCCGCGCTGTAA
- a CDS encoding DUF3311 domain-containing protein: protein MRNETTGGRSPGSRRRLALLWLLLPYVLFLAVLPLVNRVTPTVLGLPFLFFWMLVATLATPLSVGLARRGDLKRGRG, encoded by the coding sequence GTGCGAAACGAGACCACCGGAGGGCGATCCCCGGGTTCGAGGCGGCGCCTGGCGCTGCTGTGGCTGCTGCTGCCGTATGTGCTGTTCCTGGCGGTGCTGCCGCTGGTGAACCGGGTGACACCGACGGTGCTCGGCCTGCCGTTCCTGTTCTTCTGGATGCTGGTGGCGACGCTGGCGACCCCGCTGTCGGTGGGGCTGGCGCGGCGCGGCGACCTCAAGCGGGGCCGGGGATGA
- a CDS encoding sodium:solute symporter has protein sequence MNAAVSTAIFGGFMVLTVALGLLAVRGRAAGGGLAEWSVGGRSLGTVFIWVLMAGESYTSFSYLGAAGWGYNFGAPVLYVLAYMSCGYALGYVVGPMLWAYARRHRLVGITDMVAHRYRAPWLGAAVAVLATVCLLPYIQLQITGMGVVVSTISYGAISLNWAYFLAFAVTTGFVVISGLRGSAWVSVLKDVLVIATLGFLAVYVPLHYFGGYGPFLHRIVAEKPQWLTFPGHASGGLGPVWFVTTTVVNSLTVVIFPTTVAGYLGARNAEVLRRNALYLPFYNVLLFVPMLLGMAALFVVPGLVGADSNLALFKLVVDSLPAWAVGLTGVAAALSSIVPMAVFMLVIGTMWGRSVLGARANPDGGAGEASGDGGRQKLWSQVVVVVAGALALLLTYTAPDTLVRLSLISYEGMAQLVPMLLLGLVWRRLTLRAAVSGLVAGFALVCVLVFGGHDPVGGMNAGIVALAVNVAVALGVTWLGPRDADDRPDAEVLALEDEFPRDGALPRDGAAGPTASS, from the coding sequence ATGAACGCCGCGGTGTCCACCGCGATATTCGGCGGCTTCATGGTGCTCACCGTCGCCCTCGGCCTGCTCGCGGTGCGCGGCCGGGCCGCCGGCGGGGGCCTGGCCGAGTGGTCGGTGGGCGGCCGGAGCCTGGGGACCGTCTTCATCTGGGTGCTGATGGCGGGCGAGAGCTATACGAGCTTCAGCTACCTCGGCGCGGCCGGCTGGGGCTACAACTTCGGCGCCCCGGTGCTCTACGTCCTGGCCTATATGTCCTGCGGCTATGCGCTCGGGTACGTCGTCGGGCCGATGCTGTGGGCCTACGCCCGCCGCCACCGGCTGGTCGGGATCACCGACATGGTCGCGCACCGCTACCGGGCGCCCTGGCTCGGCGCCGCCGTCGCCGTTCTCGCCACCGTCTGCCTGCTGCCGTACATCCAGCTGCAGATCACCGGCATGGGCGTGGTCGTCTCGACCATTTCGTACGGTGCCATCAGCCTCAACTGGGCCTATTTCCTGGCCTTCGCCGTCACCACGGGCTTCGTCGTGATCAGCGGGCTGCGCGGCAGTGCCTGGGTGTCGGTGCTCAAGGACGTCCTCGTCATCGCCACCCTCGGCTTCCTCGCGGTGTATGTGCCGCTGCACTACTTCGGCGGCTACGGGCCCTTCCTGCACCGGATCGTCGCCGAGAAGCCGCAGTGGCTGACCTTCCCCGGGCATGCGTCGGGCGGGCTGGGCCCGGTCTGGTTCGTCACCACCACCGTCGTCAACTCCCTCACGGTGGTGATCTTCCCGACGACCGTGGCGGGCTATCTGGGGGCCCGCAACGCCGAGGTGCTGCGCCGTAACGCGCTCTATCTCCCCTTCTACAACGTCCTGTTGTTCGTGCCGATGCTGCTCGGGATGGCGGCGCTGTTCGTGGTGCCCGGACTGGTGGGCGCGGACTCCAATCTCGCGCTGTTCAAGCTGGTGGTGGACTCCCTTCCGGCCTGGGCCGTGGGGCTGACCGGGGTGGCCGCCGCGCTCTCCTCCATCGTGCCGATGGCCGTGTTCATGCTGGTCATCGGCACGATGTGGGGGAGGAGCGTGCTGGGGGCGCGCGCGAATCCGGACGGAGGGGCCGGGGAGGCTTCCGGGGACGGCGGGCGGCAGAAGCTGTGGTCGCAGGTGGTCGTGGTGGTGGCCGGGGCGCTGGCGCTGCTGCTGACCTACACCGCCCCCGACACCCTCGTCCGGCTGTCCTTGATTTCGTACGAGGGCATGGCACAGCTCGTGCCGATGCTGCTGCTGGGGCTGGTGTGGCGGCGGCTGACGCTTCGCGCCGCGGTGAGCGGCCTGGTGGCGGGCTTCGCTCTCGTCTGTGTCCTGGTCTTCGGGGGACACGACCCGGTCGGGGGGATGAACGCGGGGATCGTCGCGCTCGCCGTGAACGTGGCGGTGGCGCTCGGGGTCACCTGGCTGGGGCCGCGCGATGCGGACGACAGGCCGGACGCCGAGGTCCTGGCGCTGGAGGACGAGTTCCCCCGGGACGGTGCCCTGCCGCGGGACGGGGCGGCCGGCCCTACGGCGTCGTCGTGA
- a CDS encoding SCO0930 family lipoprotein produces MSTRRRAGLAAAAVATLALTAACGSSTEQSAGTATADNVQPAGQGTSDYGYGSSGGAGGSGGQAGGDTGGKAPQAAPSAGKLALHQDTELGPVVTDAKGMTLYRFDKDTADPSKSNCSGSCATTWPVVPADGATAPAGIDKSKLGSVTRADGTKQLTIGGWPAYRYAKDTKPGDTKGQGVGGTWNALAADGKKAGAQKPGDVSVFDHPQLGSILVDGMGRTLYRFNKDSAWPMKFGCNDACLDTWKPAKPADRSKLNGIAPKLISTVTRPDGTRQLAVDCWPVYWFTGDKQPGDINGQGKMGLWFAVSKEGKKITTTP; encoded by the coding sequence ATGAGCACTCGACGTCGTGCGGGTCTCGCGGCCGCGGCGGTCGCCACCCTCGCCCTGACCGCCGCCTGCGGCAGCAGCACCGAACAGAGCGCCGGCACCGCCACCGCCGACAACGTCCAGCCCGCCGGGCAGGGCACCAGCGACTACGGCTACGGGTCCTCCGGCGGCGCGGGCGGCTCCGGCGGCCAGGCGGGCGGCGACACCGGCGGCAAGGCCCCGCAGGCCGCCCCCAGCGCCGGCAAGCTGGCCCTGCACCAGGACACCGAGCTCGGCCCGGTCGTCACCGACGCCAAGGGCATGACCCTCTACCGCTTCGACAAGGACACCGCGGACCCGTCCAAGTCCAACTGCTCCGGCTCCTGCGCCACCACCTGGCCGGTGGTCCCCGCCGACGGCGCCACCGCCCCGGCCGGCATCGACAAGAGCAAGCTGGGCTCGGTCACCCGCGCCGACGGCACCAAGCAGCTCACCATCGGCGGCTGGCCCGCCTACCGCTACGCCAAGGACACCAAGCCCGGCGACACCAAGGGCCAGGGCGTGGGCGGCACCTGGAACGCGCTGGCCGCCGACGGCAAGAAGGCCGGCGCACAAAAGCCCGGCGACGTCTCGGTGTTCGACCACCCGCAGCTCGGCTCGATCCTCGTCGACGGCATGGGCCGCACCCTCTACCGCTTCAACAAGGACAGCGCCTGGCCGATGAAGTTCGGCTGCAACGACGCCTGCCTGGACACCTGGAAGCCCGCCAAGCCGGCCGACCGCTCCAAGCTCAACGGCATCGCCCCCAAGCTCATCTCCACCGTCACCCGCCCCGACGGCACCCGCCAGCTGGCCGTCGACTGCTGGCCGGTCTACTGGTTCACCGGTGACAAGCAGCCCGGTGACATCAACGGCCAGGGCAAGATGGGCCTGTGGTTCGCGGTCTCCAAGGAGGGCAAGAAGATCACGACGACGCCGTAG
- a CDS encoding NADH-quinone oxidoreductase subunit NuoF family protein — translation MTAPAPTRPLPAVPGPAEPVPTLASFGPPRLLAGLDEMPRMGRVAHLARHGGLPQLSSTELVALAEDIDLRGRGGAGFPFARKLTAVMDGMRKADGKGAVVVNGSEGEPSCLKDTALLLHAPHLMLDGALLAADALGAQEVAIGVTRMDVLNSVQSAIDERGPVRPTLRVTLLTERFVTGEGSAMTNGLGGGAGLPSGRKIRSSERGLNGVPTLLSNTETYAQLAVAARLGALGYRTTGLPTEPGTLLLTVAGSRVVEVPYGVSLARVLALCGMDQGQGVLIGGYHGTFVSPTDALTANLSKESLAEYNAVLGAGAVLPLPYDTCPAGETVRVAQWMGAESAGQCGPCVLGLPALAEQLDRAVRGGGAAALEAVQARMRAVEKRGACSHPDGTARFVASALAAFPEEFERHAQGFGCGRPVTGALPVTGSRPLPSTVPQPAPAPSRAAAPPQERLLVDWTLCRGHGLCADVVPGIIKLGPDGYPEKASMPLPARMRRRAQLAVRRCPALALRVQGGS, via the coding sequence ATGACCGCCCCCGCCCCCACCCGCCCGCTCCCGGCCGTTCCCGGCCCCGCGGAGCCCGTGCCGACCCTGGCGTCCTTCGGCCCGCCCCGCCTGCTGGCGGGGCTCGACGAGATGCCGCGCATGGGCCGGGTGGCGCATCTTGCCCGTCACGGCGGCCTGCCCCAGCTCAGCTCCACGGAGCTGGTGGCGCTCGCCGAGGACATCGACCTGCGCGGCCGGGGAGGTGCGGGCTTCCCCTTCGCCCGCAAGCTCACCGCCGTCATGGACGGGATGCGCAAGGCCGACGGCAAGGGCGCGGTGGTCGTCAACGGCAGCGAGGGCGAGCCCAGTTGCCTCAAGGACACCGCGCTGCTGCTGCACGCCCCGCACCTGATGCTCGACGGCGCCCTGCTGGCCGCCGACGCGCTCGGTGCCCAGGAGGTCGCGATCGGCGTGACCCGCATGGACGTGCTGAATTCCGTGCAGAGCGCCATCGACGAACGCGGCCCGGTGCGGCCGACGTTACGGGTCACCCTGCTGACCGAACGGTTCGTCACCGGCGAGGGCTCCGCGATGACGAACGGTCTGGGCGGCGGCGCCGGCCTGCCCTCGGGCCGCAAGATCCGCTCCAGCGAGCGGGGGCTGAACGGTGTGCCGACGCTGCTGTCGAACACCGAGACCTACGCCCAGCTCGCCGTGGCCGCCCGGCTCGGTGCGCTCGGCTACCGCACCACGGGCCTGCCCACGGAGCCCGGCACGCTGCTGCTGACGGTCGCCGGCAGCCGGGTGGTGGAGGTGCCCTACGGCGTCTCGCTGGCCCGGGTCCTGGCGCTGTGCGGCATGGACCAGGGGCAGGGCGTGCTGATCGGCGGCTACCACGGCACCTTCGTCTCGCCCACCGACGCGCTGACCGCGAACCTGTCGAAGGAGTCGCTGGCCGAGTACAACGCGGTGCTCGGGGCGGGAGCGGTGCTGCCGCTGCCCTACGACACCTGCCCGGCCGGCGAGACGGTACGCGTCGCGCAGTGGATGGGCGCCGAATCGGCCGGCCAGTGCGGCCCCTGCGTGCTGGGCCTGCCCGCGCTCGCCGAACAGCTCGACCGCGCCGTACGGGGCGGCGGTGCCGCCGCCCTGGAAGCCGTCCAGGCGCGGATGCGGGCGGTCGAGAAGCGCGGCGCCTGCAGTCATCCGGACGGTACCGCGCGCTTTGTCGCCTCGGCTCTCGCCGCCTTCCCCGAGGAGTTCGAGCGGCATGCGCAGGGGTTCGGATGCGGCCGCCCGGTGACCGGGGCCCTGCCGGTCACCGGGAGCCGGCCGCTGCCGTCCACCGTCCCCCAGCCGGCGCCCGCCCCCTCCCGGGCGGCCGCGCCGCCGCAGGAGCGGCTGCTGGTCGACTGGACGCTGTGCCGCGGCCACGGCCTGTGCGCGGATGTGGTGCCCGGCATCATCAAGCTGGGCCCGGACGGCTACCCGGAGAAGGCCAGCATGCCGCTGCCGGCCCGGATGCGGCGCCGGGCGCAGCTCGCGGTGCGCCGCTGTCCGGCGCTCGCCCTGCGGGTGCAGGGCGGCAGCTGA
- a CDS encoding DUF445 domain-containing protein — protein sequence MERTNTETAPGAERAPGPGAAPAGRTAPGGGFAYGVGDEERRRAVRRMKATATGLLLVVALVYVLAKWAGAWGAGGWTGFVAAAAEAGMVGALADWFAVTALFKRPMGLPIPHTAIIPTKKDQLGQSLGDFVGENFLSGEVVRRRLRSVGIGGRVGGWLAEPQNADRVTAELSTALRGALTVLRDSDVQAVVGEAITRRADAYEIAPGIGAMLEKVVAEGGHRRVVDLLVARVHDWLVEHGDSVMSAVSGGAPGWTPRFVDRRVGDRVYKELMRFVTEMRDMPEHPARGAIDRFLRDFAADLQSDPDTRAKVERLKSEVLRRGEVQDLITSAWGSVRTMIVAAAEDERSELRLRVRAALLSLGRRLAGEKRLQDKVDGWLENAAVYVVTTYQREITSLITDTVAGWDAEHTSKKIEAHIGRDLQFIRINGTVVGALAGLAIYAVSQAFGG from the coding sequence ATGGAACGCACAAATACCGAGACGGCGCCGGGAGCGGAACGGGCGCCGGGCCCGGGAGCGGCGCCGGCGGGCCGGACCGCACCGGGCGGCGGCTTCGCGTATGGCGTCGGCGACGAGGAGCGCCGGCGCGCCGTACGCCGGATGAAGGCGACGGCCACCGGTCTGCTGCTGGTCGTCGCCTTGGTCTACGTCCTGGCGAAATGGGCCGGGGCCTGGGGTGCGGGCGGCTGGACCGGATTTGTCGCGGCGGCCGCCGAGGCCGGGATGGTCGGTGCGCTGGCCGACTGGTTCGCGGTCACCGCGCTGTTCAAGCGGCCGATGGGGCTGCCGATTCCGCACACCGCCATCATCCCCACCAAAAAGGACCAACTGGGTCAGAGTCTGGGTGATTTCGTCGGCGAGAACTTCCTCTCCGGCGAGGTCGTCCGCCGCCGGCTGCGCTCCGTCGGCATCGGCGGCCGGGTCGGCGGCTGGCTCGCCGAGCCGCAGAACGCCGACCGGGTCACCGCCGAGCTGTCCACCGCGCTGCGCGGCGCGCTGACCGTGCTGCGCGACTCCGATGTGCAGGCGGTGGTCGGCGAGGCGATCACCCGCCGCGCCGACGCCTACGAGATCGCGCCCGGGATCGGCGCGATGCTGGAGAAGGTCGTCGCCGAGGGCGGCCACCGGCGGGTGGTGGACCTGCTCGTCGCCCGCGTCCACGACTGGCTGGTCGAGCACGGCGACTCCGTGATGAGCGCGGTCTCCGGCGGCGCACCCGGATGGACCCCGCGGTTCGTCGACCGCAGGGTGGGCGACCGCGTCTACAAGGAGCTGATGCGCTTCGTCACCGAGATGCGGGACATGCCCGAGCATCCGGCGCGCGGGGCGATCGACCGCTTCCTGCGGGACTTCGCGGCCGATCTGCAGTCCGACCCGGACACCCGGGCCAAGGTCGAGCGGCTGAAGTCCGAGGTGCTGAGGCGCGGCGAGGTGCAGGATCTGATCACCTCGGCCTGGGGCTCGGTGCGCACCATGATCGTCGCCGCGGCCGAGGACGAGCGCAGTGAACTGCGGCTGCGGGTGCGGGCGGCGCTGCTGTCCCTGGGCCGGCGGCTGGCCGGTGAGAAGCGGCTGCAGGACAAGGTGGACGGCTGGCTGGAGAACGCGGCCGTCTATGTGGTGACGACGTATCAGCGCGAGATCACCTCGCTGATCACCGACACCGTCGCCGGCTGGGACGCCGAGCACACCTCGAAGAAGATCGAGGCGCACATCGGCCGTGACCTGCAGTTCATCCGGATCAACGGCACCGTCGTCGGCGCACTGGCCGGCCTCGCCATCTACGCCGTCTCGCAGGCCTTCGGCGGCTGA
- a CDS encoding DUF1707 domain-containing protein, with protein sequence MTEDLPALRACDADRERVAEILRDAVAEGRLAMEEFDERLDAAYTARTYRELDVLTADLPVGAAAPAPLSLRKESAAPAPWAERIVDGAEGSSVGLALMGGFQRKGRWTIGRRFTAACLMGGGEIDLREAHFAGPEVVITCWALMGGVHILVPPGVEVEVRGVGIMGGFDAREEGVPGEPGAPRVIVKGLAMMGGVGVERKLPRAEKRRLKEEQRRQKEERRRLDDHPRKEGD encoded by the coding sequence ATGACTGAAGACCTCCCGGCGCTGCGCGCCTGTGACGCCGACCGCGAACGGGTCGCCGAGATCCTGCGCGACGCCGTCGCGGAAGGGCGGCTGGCGATGGAGGAGTTCGACGAGCGGCTGGACGCGGCGTACACGGCCCGCACCTACCGGGAGTTGGACGTGCTCACCGCCGATCTGCCGGTGGGCGCGGCGGCCCCGGCCCCGCTCTCGCTGCGCAAGGAGAGCGCGGCCCCCGCGCCGTGGGCGGAGCGGATCGTGGACGGCGCGGAGGGCTCGTCGGTCGGTCTGGCCCTCATGGGCGGGTTCCAGCGCAAGGGCCGGTGGACGATCGGGCGCCGCTTCACGGCGGCCTGCCTCATGGGCGGCGGCGAGATCGATCTGCGCGAGGCGCACTTCGCCGGCCCCGAGGTCGTCATCACCTGCTGGGCGCTCATGGGCGGGGTGCACATCCTGGTGCCGCCGGGCGTCGAGGTCGAGGTGCGCGGCGTGGGCATCATGGGCGGCTTTGACGCGCGTGAGGAGGGGGTGCCGGGCGAGCCCGGCGCGCCCCGCGTGATCGTCAAGGGCCTGGCGATGATGGGCGGCGTCGGCGTCGAGCGGAAGCTGCCGAGGGCCGAGAAGCGGCGGCTGAAGGAGGAGCAGCGCCGCCAGAAGGAGGAGCGGCGCCGCCTCGACGACCACCCGCGCAAGGAGGGGGACTGA
- a CDS encoding class E sortase: MRERIPVVVQGRRTRCPRAARVLWTGAELAVTLGAVLLLLVVHQLWWTNRQAQDAAHDQVDRLERTWDARPPSPAEPAAPGADDGAARTTRGGPPSRTPARRTTGRPPAPPRNAAYAVLRIPRIGLTAPVAQGVGKAAVLNKGYVGHYPHSAEPGEAGNVALAGHRNTHGEPFRRLDRLRPGDTVLLDTAEARYTYVVRRTLPRTAPADGTVLAAVPYSSVHPAYRFTAPGSYLTLTTCTPEYTSTYRLVVWGVLRSTQSR, from the coding sequence GTGCGGGAGCGGATACCGGTGGTCGTACAGGGGCGGCGCACCCGTTGCCCCCGGGCCGCGCGGGTGCTGTGGACGGGTGCGGAGCTGGCCGTGACGCTCGGTGCCGTCCTGCTGCTGCTCGTCGTCCACCAGCTGTGGTGGACGAACCGTCAGGCGCAGGACGCGGCGCACGACCAGGTGGACCGGCTGGAGCGGACGTGGGACGCCCGGCCGCCGTCACCGGCCGAACCCGCGGCACCCGGTGCCGACGACGGGGCGGCGCGTACCACCCGCGGCGGCCCGCCGTCCCGGACACCCGCCCGCCGCACCACCGGCCGGCCCCCGGCGCCGCCGCGGAACGCCGCGTACGCCGTGCTGCGCATCCCGCGGATCGGCCTGACCGCCCCCGTCGCCCAGGGCGTCGGCAAGGCCGCGGTCCTCAACAAGGGCTACGTCGGCCACTATCCGCACAGCGCCGAGCCCGGTGAGGCCGGCAATGTCGCACTGGCCGGGCACCGCAACACCCACGGCGAGCCGTTCCGCCGTCTCGACCGGCTGCGCCCCGGCGACACCGTCCTCCTCGACACCGCCGAGGCCCGCTACACCTATGTGGTCCGGCGCACCCTGCCGAGGACCGCCCCCGCCGACGGCACGGTCCTCGCCGCCGTCCCGTACAGCAGCGTGCACCCCGCCTACCGCTTCACGGCGCCCGGCTCGTATCTGACCCTGACGACCTGTACGCCGGAGTACACCTCCACCTACCGGCTGGTGGTCTGGGGCGTGTTGCGGTCGACACAGTCCCGGTGA
- a CDS encoding DUF1996 domain-containing protein, which produces MLIGATALLLGGGGLAAYATTALAGNQTTPGTASGHQHTASGITISCPDVGERLRTVPRSAQLPVSKGLSALDRQVHDAYHKMMGGSGSAVMAPLKAQREKTIRMMVTAIAKNTKRPGYLIKMSGCTTKPVTEGAGAGGNDSTKTVKEGWYQGQAPNQTQGDQQGQQQGQQGQDPNQQGQQGGQQGQAGGPSPDDFVDITTVQPNADAPPFAAPKGGNASTGTFTTECGRNEDGHFNSDNVIVTPGVSNGAHHTHDYVGNKATDAFADDNKLAASDTTCNNGDQSTHYWPVLRKLDGNAEQKPGAAQDANVGTTLTPATVTLKFRGSQVGQVEAMPRFMKIITGDAKAFTNGTKNANASWSCTGFEDRQLKDKYPLCPQGSQVVRTFAFQNCWNGRDIDSGNHRDHVAFSDQNGVCPNGFKAIPQLTQRITYDVPQGQSFAVDSFPEQLHKPVTDHGDFINVMPDQLMSKAVDCINSGRNCT; this is translated from the coding sequence ATGCTCATCGGCGCGACCGCCCTCCTGCTGGGCGGCGGCGGGCTCGCCGCCTACGCCACCACGGCGCTGGCGGGCAACCAGACCACCCCCGGCACGGCGTCCGGCCATCAGCACACCGCGTCCGGCATCACCATCTCCTGCCCCGATGTGGGCGAACGGCTGCGGACCGTTCCGCGCAGCGCCCAGCTCCCGGTCTCCAAGGGGCTGTCCGCACTCGACAGGCAGGTGCACGACGCGTACCACAAGATGATGGGCGGCAGCGGCAGTGCCGTCATGGCCCCGCTCAAGGCGCAGCGGGAGAAGACCATCAGGATGATGGTCACCGCGATCGCCAAGAACACCAAGCGGCCGGGCTATCTGATCAAGATGAGCGGCTGTACCACCAAGCCCGTGACCGAGGGCGCCGGCGCGGGCGGCAACGACTCCACGAAGACCGTGAAGGAGGGCTGGTACCAGGGGCAGGCCCCGAACCAGACCCAGGGCGACCAGCAGGGGCAGCAGCAAGGTCAGCAGGGCCAGGACCCGAACCAGCAGGGACAGCAGGGCGGCCAGCAGGGACAGGCCGGCGGGCCCTCCCCCGACGACTTCGTGGACATCACCACCGTCCAGCCGAACGCGGACGCCCCGCCGTTCGCCGCCCCCAAGGGGGGCAACGCCTCGACCGGCACCTTCACCACCGAGTGCGGGCGCAACGAGGACGGCCACTTCAACTCCGACAACGTCATCGTGACCCCGGGTGTCAGCAACGGCGCCCACCACACGCACGACTACGTCGGCAACAAGGCCACCGACGCCTTCGCCGACGACAACAAGCTCGCCGCCTCCGACACCACCTGCAACAACGGCGACCAGTCCACCCACTACTGGCCCGTGCTGCGCAAGCTGGACGGCAACGCGGAGCAGAAGCCGGGCGCCGCGCAGGACGCCAACGTCGGCACGACCCTGACCCCGGCCACGGTGACCCTGAAGTTCCGTGGCAGCCAGGTCGGCCAGGTCGAGGCGATGCCCCGTTTCATGAAGATCATCACCGGCGACGCCAAGGCGTTCACCAACGGCACCAAGAACGCCAACGCCTCCTGGAGCTGCACCGGCTTCGAGGACCGGCAGCTGAAGGACAAGTACCCGCTGTGCCCGCAGGGTTCCCAGGTCGTGCGGACCTTCGCCTTCCAGAACTGCTGGAACGGCCGGGACATCGACAGCGGCAACCACCGCGACCACGTGGCGTTCTCGGACCAGAACGGCGTCTGCCCCAACGGCTTCAAGGCGATCCCGCAGCTCACCCAGCGGATCACCTACGACGTCCCGCAGGGCCAGAGCTTCGCGGTGGACAGCTTCCCCGAGCAGCTGCACAAACCGGTGACCGACCACGGTGACTTCATCAACGTGATGCCGGACCAGCTGATGAGCAAGGCGGTCGACTGCATCAACAGCGGCCGTAACTGCACCTGA
- a CDS encoding CdaR family transcriptional regulator, translating into MPSVVTPMPVARARQDLFDVLAGQREMPEEGLTELSRAAGWPIPDTLQAVVLATPAEAAQLAAALGHALIGSVDGYTCLFVPDPATQTRARLEAALKGRPAAVGHVVPATDTASSLRWARYLLTLAPGRVGPESRPAFVDDHLSALLLLQDESLADALTSRWLGPLEELTPRQSERLEVTLLAWLEGGGAPEAAKLLHVHPQTVRYRLRQIEKLFGPVLRDPRTRFELEMALRSRRLMAHVRSYRARAGRRARAVASSIRPLGMAREARVNGL; encoded by the coding sequence GTGCCGTCCGTGGTGACTCCGATGCCGGTGGCCCGGGCCCGCCAGGACCTGTTCGACGTCCTTGCCGGACAACGGGAGATGCCGGAGGAGGGGTTGACCGAGCTGTCCCGCGCGGCGGGCTGGCCCATCCCCGACACCCTCCAGGCCGTCGTCCTCGCCACACCCGCCGAGGCCGCCCAGCTCGCCGCGGCGCTCGGACACGCGCTCATCGGCTCGGTCGACGGGTACACCTGTCTGTTCGTCCCCGACCCGGCCACCCAGACCCGGGCCCGCCTGGAGGCGGCGCTCAAGGGCCGGCCGGCCGCGGTCGGACACGTCGTACCGGCCACCGACACCGCGTCCTCGCTGCGTTGGGCCCGCTATCTGCTGACGCTGGCCCCGGGCCGGGTCGGCCCCGAGTCGCGGCCCGCGTTCGTCGACGACCATCTCTCCGCGCTGCTGCTGCTCCAGGACGAGTCGCTGGCCGACGCGCTGACCTCCCGCTGGCTGGGCCCGCTGGAGGAGCTGACGCCCCGGCAGAGCGAACGGCTCGAAGTCACGCTGCTGGCATGGCTGGAGGGCGGCGGTGCCCCCGAAGCGGCCAAACTGCTGCATGTACACCCCCAGACGGTCCGATACCGTCTGCGTCAGATCGAAAAGCTCTTCGGCCCGGTGCTGCGCGATCCGCGCACCCGCTTCGAGCTGGAAATGGCGCTGCGCAGCCGCCGCCTGATGGCACACGTCCGCAGCTACCGCGCACGGGCCGGCCGCCGCGCACGCGCCGTCGCCTCGTCCATACGCCCGCTGGGCATGGCCCGTGAGGCCCGCGTCAACGGTCTTTGA